Proteins from one Deltaproteobacteria bacterium genomic window:
- a CDS encoding type III polyketide synthase, whose translation MRIASVGTALPQNFYGQGELIDALAKLWSGRFHNPRRLEQIQQNTLVGGRHLALPIEAYASLTSFGAANDAFIRCGLELGERAIREALSRAQLTPRDVDHVFALSVTGIAAPSLDARLVNRLGLRSDVKRTPIFGLGCVGGAAGIARAADYVRAFPRETALVLSVELCSLTLQRGDASIANVIASGLFGDGAAAAIVRGAETSAAGPRVLATHSVFYPNTEHVMGWEVGDGGFRVVLSADVPEMAAGLRPDVDKFLAESGHALANVGVFVCHPGGPRVLEAVEGALSLPRSALAASWDHLARVGNLSSASALFLLGDALAQPHATGTLGLLLAMGPGFCSELVLLQW comes from the coding sequence ATGCGCATCGCGTCCGTGGGCACCGCACTTCCGCAAAATTTCTATGGCCAGGGCGAACTGATCGACGCCCTCGCGAAGCTCTGGTCGGGGCGCTTCCACAACCCGCGGCGCCTCGAGCAGATTCAGCAGAACACGCTCGTCGGCGGGCGCCACCTCGCATTGCCGATCGAGGCGTACGCGTCGCTGACGAGCTTCGGCGCCGCGAACGACGCCTTCATCCGCTGCGGGCTCGAGCTCGGCGAGCGCGCGATTCGCGAGGCGCTCTCGCGAGCGCAGCTCACGCCGCGCGACGTCGACCACGTCTTCGCGCTCTCGGTCACCGGAATCGCCGCGCCGTCGCTCGACGCGAGGCTCGTGAATCGCCTCGGCCTGCGCAGCGACGTGAAGCGCACGCCCATCTTCGGCTTGGGCTGCGTCGGCGGCGCTGCGGGCATCGCGCGCGCAGCGGACTACGTGCGGGCGTTTCCGCGCGAAACGGCGCTCGTGCTCTCGGTCGAGCTCTGCTCGCTCACCCTCCAGCGCGGCGACGCGTCGATCGCGAACGTGATCGCGAGCGGCTTGTTCGGTGACGGCGCAGCCGCGGCGATCGTGCGCGGCGCGGAGACCAGCGCGGCCGGACCGCGCGTGCTCGCGACGCACTCCGTCTTCTATCCGAACACCGAGCACGTGATGGGCTGGGAGGTCGGCGACGGCGGCTTCCGTGTCGTGCTGTCCGCCGACGTGCCGGAGATGGCCGCGGGCCTGCGGCCCGACGTCGACAAGTTCCTCGCCGAATCCGGCCATGCGCTCGCGAACGTCGGCGTGTTCGTGTGCCACCCCGGCGGCCCGAGAGTGCTCGAGGCGGTCGAGGGCGCGCTCTCGCTTCCGCGTAGCGCCCTCGCCGCTTCGTGGGATCACCTCGCGCGCGTGGGGAACCTGTCGAGCGCGTCGGCGCTCTTTCTGCTCGGAGATGCACTCGCGCAGCCGCACGCGACCGGAACGCTCGGCCTCCTGCTCGCGATGGGCCCGGGCTTCTGCAGCGAGCTGGTGCTGCTGCAGTGGTGA